From Candidatus Binataceae bacterium, one genomic window encodes:
- a CDS encoding NAD(P)/FAD-dependent oxidoreductase: protein MQNIQELDVIIVGARVAGSAAAIMLARLGLRVLLLDKATFPSDTISTHIVLSGGAQVLSRIGAMERLERAGGFRFSSMRTLGPGFDFRADLQAAGHDRRGLCLGREKMDAVMLELAGSFDGVTIQQGFRLTDLVLEHDAVLGVRGEVGTGASEFHAPLVIGADGMRSSVAKIAEQKLGAFRRSEVPCARAYYYAYFEDVARDRLGDQLVTEFEASPGAGNLLCRCEEDRVVAAAAFDANQMRSFRTDLSANLQRHLNDSIAVGAMLAGATRVGKVRSSGLLLNTYRDPVANGALLLGDSGLHVDPLFGQGHSMALISAEIACGLLPACFSARTGKSISAEALAPVTARRDEVLMRHFRASERASRDLTLSATTLAAYRAASREQWAADEMIQFAQMSSEARFPSFRFARLMAQEARAA from the coding sequence TTGCAGAATATCCAGGAGCTCGACGTTATTATCGTAGGTGCCCGCGTGGCCGGCAGCGCTGCCGCGATTATGCTCGCGCGCTTAGGGTTGCGCGTGCTCCTTCTCGACAAGGCCACGTTTCCATCCGATACCATCTCGACGCACATCGTGCTTTCCGGCGGCGCGCAGGTGCTAAGCCGCATCGGCGCGATGGAACGGCTCGAGCGTGCGGGGGGATTCCGATTCAGCAGCATGCGTACGCTCGGTCCCGGCTTCGATTTCCGCGCCGATCTGCAGGCCGCGGGCCACGACCGGCGTGGCCTCTGCTTGGGCCGAGAAAAAATGGACGCCGTCATGCTGGAGCTGGCGGGGAGTTTCGACGGAGTCACGATTCAGCAGGGATTTCGCCTGACCGACCTTGTGCTCGAGCACGACGCCGTGCTGGGCGTTCGGGGCGAGGTTGGGACCGGCGCATCCGAGTTTCACGCCCCTCTGGTGATCGGTGCGGATGGGATGCGCAGCTCGGTCGCCAAAATCGCCGAGCAGAAACTCGGCGCGTTCCGGCGTTCAGAGGTGCCCTGCGCGCGTGCCTACTACTACGCCTACTTCGAAGACGTCGCGCGAGATCGGCTCGGCGACCAACTGGTCACCGAGTTCGAGGCCTCGCCCGGCGCCGGTAACTTGTTGTGTCGATGTGAAGAGGATCGGGTGGTGGCGGCTGCGGCATTCGATGCCAATCAGATGCGCTCGTTCCGTACCGATCTGAGCGCGAACCTCCAACGCCACCTGAACGACTCCATCGCGGTCGGCGCGATGCTCGCGGGCGCCACCAGGGTGGGCAAGGTGCGCTCATCGGGGTTACTTCTCAATACCTACCGCGACCCGGTTGCCAACGGTGCACTGCTGCTGGGCGACTCGGGTCTGCACGTGGACCCGCTCTTCGGTCAGGGACATTCCATGGCGCTAATTAGCGCCGAGATTGCGTGCGGTCTGCTGCCCGCGTGTTTCTCTGCGAGGACCGGAAAATCGATCAGCGCAGAGGCGCTGGCGCCAGTTACGGCGCGTCGCGACGAAGTTCTGATGCGGCACTTTCGGGCGAGCGAGCGCGCCTCGCGAGACTTGACGCTGAGCGCCACCACCCTGGCCGCCTACCGGGCGGCGAGCCGCGAGCAATGGGCCGCCGATGAGATGATACAGTTCGCGCAGATGAGTTCCGAAGCCCGGTTCCCCAGTTTTCGCTTCGCGCGTCTGATGGCGCAGGAAGCGCGCGCGGCCTGA